A window of Toxotes jaculatrix isolate fToxJac2 chromosome 11, fToxJac2.pri, whole genome shotgun sequence genomic DNA:
GAGAGTTCCATTAGGTAAATGGGTGGTAGTAATTAAGGTCCTGGTTTTCTTGCTCTCCCCGAGGTTCGTTCAGTCAGACACACGAGGCCCATCTATCTTCACTGATTAGGGCTGAAGAGCCTCCCAAGGCTGCCCAGTTAGCAGATCAATACCAGCtctaataacacacacataaacattagCCTCGATGCTTAATTCTGCAAAATAAAGTGGATAGTCAGAAAGCATCATTATCCAATGGCTACAAATGATTCTGAGGCGAAATTCCCTCCTTTAGTTAAAAGCTGAGCATTCTTGACGTTCTGCCTGTGGTTTCTGTCTCCAGTAACAACTAGAGGGATTTTCCTATCCTGCCCAGTGTGGGAACTGAATTATCTTTATTAAATCAAACTGTAGACTCTGAAATAGATAAGTGAATTACAAAAATACCAATCTTGGAATTCTTGCATTGCTTTAATTGATGACAGAGAACATAAATGAAGACAAAGGGGGATGACATTTGAAAGATCTGACATGGATCAGACCCATCTAATGTGACTAAAAGGGAGGGCCTCTGAGGTTTGACAGGGGTGATATCAAACTCTTCCCAAAACATACCACTCAGATGAGGAATGGCTAGTGAGGAAGTTCAAAGGAACAGACTGAGTTTTAGAATTCATAACCAGTTCCAGCTTAGTGGAGCACTGAATGCAAAAAGTAAGAGGAATTTTCTCAAGTGCACAAGCATAACACATCAGCTGGATGTCAGGACACAAGACGGACCTCTCCTCTTTCAGCACTCTTTTTTAATGAAGCAGATCTTGATGTGGACCAAAAAGGGGCATTTATTATCTACCAGTTGTAACTCATGAGCTGATGCTGTACAACATGTACCATCTAACCCTCCGGTTCTCCTCCCTGCTGACCGCAAACACTTACAACTGTCCTCCTTCCTTTGAGTTTACTCACACAActgtacattttcaaaaagagTAATTTGCACTTACCAACGTGCAGAGACGAGGAGCACTAAGTGCCAGGTTGACCATGGCAGGTAAAATGacctcaaacagctgctgtgccTCACAATGCTCAAGACACTggagagaaggggggaaaaaagagagacataCAGCAGATCTATTGTTAAATGGGATATCTCTGTGGAGCTGACTGCCTAGTTAGGCAGGCAGTTACTCAGAGCCGGCAGTCAGAGTGACTGATGAGCTCTGTGGTGACATACTGGTTTGTAACACCATTAATGTTTCCAACCAAAACGTTAAGTAAGGTAAATTTCACAAAAAGGCACAAccacatgaaaaataatttgatcaaccaatacattttaaaaattgtgtttttttattacttattttctgtaaaacatGCACTCAACAATACCCAATTCTGTACAATTCTTTGTAGATTAATAAAATTCCACAATAAATGTATTACTATCACCCTTTTTCAACAAAACAATCATTTCAGCAGTTCCCACAGTACATCTCTTCGCGCCATCCTGTTTCAATTGGTAATAAACTTATTTGTCAAAGctcaaaatgtaatttaaatggaaaaatttTAATGGTGTAATAAGAATTAAACAGTGAGTCCAAGGTCATAACCCAGTCCCAATAACCAATATCCAAGGAAGGTTCTTTCATATCTAACAGGAAACCTCAGTGTCAGTGAAGTCAACAGAGGTTTATTGTTACAGTGAGAACTCCCACTCCTCAGATATCAATAATCCCGACACTTTAGTggtgaaagaagaaacagaaatgctGCAGAGCTACTCACTACACAGAACCTGTTTCAGAGGAAACTACCATCAATCTAGGAGCGAGCTCGCCACGGCCGAGGCATCCATACTTCAGCCCATAGCTTACCTCAGCATCCATCTGCAATTCCCTCTAAAATAAACACCGTTATTCCATCATAGACCCAGATTTACAATGCAATCACTTATGAGTGTATTGGCTTCGAATGTCACTGTCATCAATCACTTGCCTTATTCTATCAAAGTAAGCAGGGGGAGCTTGCACAGATTAAATGGACCTTCTGGAGCAAATGCAAATGACCAATTGTGGAGAGAGTGGCAGGGTGGCTTGATTTTCTACAGAAAGTCTTTGGTGGGTGATTTGGCCCGGGGCATTTATATGGCTGCAGAGCAGGTCTGACTAAATGCTGTCAGAAGTAATGAGCTGGCAGACATCATAAAATGCTCCTGTGGGACTAATAGATGGTAGTTGGTGATGCAGCAGGATGAGGGCGGAAAGATGATCCCCCAGCCTTGCcacagctacagcagctgaGCACAACGGTAACACACAGGTTgggctacacacacaaactgtacctTTCACATCAATACACATGACAGACTGAGctccagcaggacagtccagaTTTACTGCTGCATAGGCTAATGATcgattacactctgatcttctATCATTCTGGTCTTAACAagttattttcatttcctgGCAGCTCAACCTAAGCACATCTTGATTTAAGATTTTTATTTAGGGGTCTTCTAAACAAATTCTCATATTtcaatacatttaaaatcacCATTCGTGAGAGAGAGATAGCAGCAAAGCAAGTGgcaaagcaaaataaatgaaagggaCAGAGTATGTTGTTGTCTTGCTGCTGAATGCTCATGTACTACTGGAACATCAGCTGTACTTACTCCTGGACTGTTTTCCTGCTCAGCCCTCAGACATTCATCAGAAAGTGACACAGTGACAGTTTCATTTGGCAGGGGAGAAACACTAGGACAATTTACAGACAAGCCCTAATTTGGAtaaccctttttttccccctatggCTATTACACGTTGAGCAGACTGTCAATCACTGGCCCAGGGGCAATGTACCTCTTGACAATTACCCCAGTGCTACACAAATGTTGCTCCAGATTTAATTAGATGTTCTCGGATGAAGTGTGCAACAGTTAGGATTCAAACTCAACACAAACTGCGGCAAAAGagaagtaaaattaaaaaaaaaaaaaaaaaaaaacaggtgtgaGCAAAGAAGCAGCACAATGTATTCTGTCAGTTTCAAATCTTTTTGGCTGGCCCACCAGCAAATGACTAAAAACTCAGTTCATGTGGTTCTTTAgactgtgtgtgaaagataaaTGACTTTGGATgtgatgtctgctgtgaaatggCAGCTGTTAATCATTCCTGCCCAAGTGTTTGCAAATGCTCCCTCATACTGCATCCATCAATaaatagaaattaaaatgacagaaactaGTGACAACCAGTGGCTATTCTGTAtcacacacatagatacacaTGTATCTATTCCCTTTTATCCGTGACTGACTCCATCGTACGCATGATATAAAAGTTTGGGTTCCATTAACAACTTTTGGTGAATGGGGGGAAGTTCTGTGCTCTGGGCAGTGAATGGACAGTTGGAGCTTATGACGCAATAGACTCCTGGAAGGGCAACTTTCTTGTTGACCTTGCTTAGCATCTTTACAGATTTAATGGGtctttttaattaaactggATTACGCTATAAAAAGGCTCAGGCGGCTATTGATCCATCAAGCGCTCCGCATTACTCTGAGAAATTATTTCAgagatgagattaaaaaaaaaacaacactgttttgGAATGGTCTGATTTTTGCTGAGTAACCACTAATGAAAAGGGACGGACGTCAGATTCAAATACCAACCCGACTGAACTGTAATAAGTATTGAATGTTACAACTAAATTGTAAGAGATCCATTACAATAATGACTTCGTTTCTAATGGCTCTAACCAAGAGCCCATCAGCTTACTTAGAAAGAATCTGACAATAAACTACATACTTTACTAAATGTTCACAACCAAAGTAAACTTCACGCTGaatttgaaataattaaatacTCAGTTTCTCTAATAACAGGTAAGTAACTTCAGTCCCTGAACAGAAGATAAGGAGTGttaaaagaaaggaggaaggagacagaaagaaagaaaaagacattccCCTGGTTCACCTGCAACAGCTGCTGCCGTCATGCTCTGTAATCATCTGTCCTAACTGTATGATGCATATTTGCTCCTGTGAGATTCCCAGGTAATGGAAGGAGACGACACACACTGATGGGCTCGCAACcaaacagaggagagcagacTCCCCTCACTATAACAACTCTAGCTTCATTCTTCACAAAGGTACATTTTAAAGGCACAGTTATTTTGATTACTCACGTTAATTATGTTGAGTTAGATAAACACCACCAGCCTCTATGCAGGAAAGGTCATAGGGGCAcaactgtgacacacacacaactggctGCATCTCACTGATGAGGTGTTTATTGATATGTAAGTTCTTTTAAATTACAAATATGAAAGCCTGCTTTATAGCAAATTAAGaaattacaataataacaaaggcactgtgtttctttaaatgAGGTTTCCTAACCAAGGACTTGGATTCAAATTTAATACTCTCCATGTTCAGCAAAGAAGCATGTCTAAGTGAGATCAGTATGCTCTAGGGAAATGATTTTAATCTTCCTGCTTTATCTTGTGTGGAAGCCCAAGTCCAAGTTTTGGACAGCTTACCTCTGTGCAGAGAAGGTTCAGAGCAGTGAAGTCCCATTTCTTTGCATGGGTTGTGTTATATCTCAGTATTGCATCCTGAAGAAGAGAATTAGGAGTTATTTATTCCCAGAAAACGAATTTAAATATATGAAACTGTTCAGCTGAAGATTAACAGCATTCTTAATTCCAAAAATATATAAGATAAGTCTTCTTATGCATGGCATAACCAGCTATAATTGATGCAAATTCTGCCACCAAGTGGCTGTCTGTGGAATTAGTCTTGTACATTTGAAACTGCTGTGCATGTTCAATTGGAATTATGTATGAGCAGAAATTCTGCAGTATGGTTGAGAGGCACATTCCAACTTTATCTGAAAAGGTGTCTTGCCCTTTCTGTTTGGAGGGGGGCATAATaatctagtttttttttttttttttctaggttttcatttcagtggggACTGAAAACTTCAAAAGTATGCATGCAAGGTATTTTCACCTGTAAATCACCTACTTCAGATTTATCTTATTGTGGTCATAGAGCATGTTTGCCAGATTCGGCCCAGTCCAACCAAGCAAAGGTGTCTTACCCTCACATCCAGAGAACTTTTGAACCCTCCCTGCAAGGCAGTGTGGATCAGGTCCCACCGACTTTGAACACCAACTCCATCCTACATGACACATCAATTGACATATTGCTCTTACTACAATATTCCTGGAATATCTGACCTTGTTGTAGTACATTAGCGTGGTCTGATAAAAGGCTGTGATGCAGCTAAAGAGAAGGACTACAATTAGTTTACCTCAGGCTCCATAGGAAACAGGTTCTTCTCAGAGCAGGGCATCTTCACTGACACATCATCCCACGCATCTTTGAACTTGGATGGGTACGGGACAGggacctctccctctctgaggAGGTCTGTCTGTAACAGGGAAATGAAATGGGAGGAGAAACTAAATGTCTTTACAGattactgttgtttttagaGCAGTGATGGTCAAGACAgctgtttttactttacttatTAAAATGATGTGTACTGCAATACTTAAACTTATCTTAAAGCTCAATACATAGATAAGAAGCATCCAAGCTTGACTCTTGTTTCACTAAGTGATATGTTCCTTTTCTGGCTGACTAAAGATGTGAAAACTGTTAGCTGAGgtattattttgttaaaattgTAATTAAGATTCTAGTTTCGGTTTTGTGATTTAGGGTGTGATAGGCAGAGTATAGCTCAGATGGCAGTCACTGTTGACGGTTAGAACAAGCAGTAGCTACACACCAACATTGACACGGTTCCTGTGGGACAACCagtggaggacagagacagagtctgatTGGAGCTTTACTGACAAGAGGCCCTGAGGGGATCATGGAGGATGACTTCACCCTGCCCAGAactgtctccctcttcctcatTCCCACTGTCTATATCTCAACAGCCCTTTTTACACTCCCTCTgccacttttattttcttttattaaaacatCAAATGTAGTCACATCTGGATTCACAATCTCTTTATGACTGCAGGATTCTTCAAAATATACCacctacaaaaaaaaccctcacccTATTGACTCACCCTGACTGTGATAGTGTGGTTAGGCACTACTTTCAGGTGAGACAAAGGGGGGGCACACTGGGGCATTCTGTTCAGCTCATCTATGGGAGTTCCCATCCATCTTCTGTCCGTGCTATGCAGTGCAAATGAAatactgtacagaaaaaaaaacagaacaagtaTATCAGTATACCACTCTATTACTGAAGGACACTATGAGCATAGTGGAGGTAGGAAATAACAGGAAAGGTAATTCTCTTATCGGAAAAGACATAAGCGGCACAGAGAAGTGAAATTGTTCACAAGTACCTTTCGAAAATTGCACCCGACTGGCTTCTAATTAAATCCTGACTCATATTAGATGAGCCACTGCACTCTGCTACCTCAGTATCCTCAGCCCCCATAGTAACCAGATGGGCTCTTTCTTTGGCAGAACTTCCAGAGTCTGAATCGTTGACAAACTGCTGAGGTTCCACTACCTGAGCTTTTGCAAAGCCAGAATCCACGGCACAGGAACTGCCTTCATGATCTTTGTCTGCAGAGTTGTTGATGAGCATTTTACAGATCGGACTGTCAGGACTCAGCATCTCCACATCACTGGGTGTACTTACACCCTTCCTGGGACTATTACTAAGACAGAGGGTGAGTTTGGGATTTGGAGAATGTGTATCAACACAGGTTGTTTTGACAGGGTGGGGGCCAGGTGAAATGGGCCTCTTAGATTTCTGTCCATTAGAgtagtgtgtctgtgctgtgttacTTCTGCTGCTGGCAAGGCTAGATTCCTCCAGTCCACCTGCAGACCCACAGTCCATTGAATTCTGAGATGCTGTGTCATCTTGTGAGTTCTCTGTTGGTACAGAGTCTTTTGTGATGTCAGACTTTTGCGGTCCACAAAAAAGTTCATCTTTTCCATCTGTTAAGTTTGTTTGTGGAACATCATTCTTTACACCGTCTGGCTTGACTTCAGCAGGcacactgcagcagaacagaaagagaacaaagcGAGTGAAGGATTTGTTAGCAGTCTCAGTCTACCGAGTACCAAGCCTTTACCAGATCATTATCTCCCTTCCTCCCAGAGTACACTTTGTACCCACTCTGGCTAACAAGTATCTTCTTCTTGAATATTTCTTATGTTACTGAGAAACCCAAACAAAAAGCTTGAGCACACAAAATCCAAATGGCCATATGACTGGCTTACCTTCTTTGAGAATCCATCGTTTCATCCATCTTTAACAGGTCAGACAAGATGAATCAACAACAGCTgcttgagaaagaaaaacagtgttgaaaactgcagctttaaaaaaaaaacatattatacATGTTCACTAAGTTATGATAAAGGTACACACTGCCCTTTTTCTGGTGTCTCTAGACTTCACATAGAGTCAAATAAAAGCTGACTCTATGTTTGGTCTTGGACGGAAGCTGCACACGAAGTTTTTATAAGAACAGCCAGTAAAACTTGAAGGTGTTTTAGGGCTTTGTTTGGTCCACTAGCCCATGAGGCTGGGCAGCTCGCCGGGGCGAGTCGCTATCAAAGGCTGGACTGGGTGGTTTCAGCTTTCAGTTCAGCCTCTTGCCTAAGATATCACATTTACTGTGCACAAACAAACGCACGCGTGACAGCCGGCAGATCGTAAAGAAAAGACTTACAGTAAGTCTGGCAGATTTCACAAAGCTACAATAGGCTAGCTAACTAACCATCCTTATAGGTTAGTTGACATTACCTTCACGGTATTAACTGTTACTCGACAATTAATGCCACAGCAATTTTTCCGAGGGATTTGTTTAGCTTTAGTCTTGATGCAAACACATCTTTCAAGTGATAAAACAAGTCATCTTCTGCTAACTTCGCTTTAATTTGCTACAAATCAAAACGTTAGCTGTTAGCTTCGATTATTTGTAGATAGCATCAACGTAATTCAACCTGCTCAAGCTAGCAATGCTGTCTCCATTAAAACGAAGAGATACAACACAACTTACAAGCATGCCCCTCTTTGTGTAAGGCACCTGATTTAGATGCATTACATAAttataaatttattttcatatgCAACTATTCCTTTGTTGACCACATATCACTCCAAATATTATCGTCCAGTTACTGGTTTACTTTCCCTTCGTTTTTGCAGCTGCGTCGCCTTGACGGCAGGAATATCGTAACCAATCAAAACGCGTTCCTTGGGAAAAGAGGTGGAATCGGGAATTGGTATCTTAGCAACTGGGTTGAAAAGCAGTTTACTGTCGCGCAATCGTTACGGAGGCTTGAACGGAAGATACTAAAACATTTCAAGTTGCCTGTTGGCCATTTGACACCTACTGTACATGGCAGCTTCAGCATTTCCCCAAGCACCCAGAAACCAACCACTATGACTGTAATGATTAGGAGATTATTCacatatattattttattttaaataatttataattatttaagaaaaacagtaaaaaaaaaaaaaaaaatcaat
This region includes:
- the parga gene encoding poly(ADP-ribose) glycohydrolase gives rise to the protein MDETMDSQRSVPAEVKPDGVKNDVPQTNLTDGKDELFCGPQKSDITKDSVPTENSQDDTASQNSMDCGSAGGLEESSLASSRSNTAQTHYSNGQKSKRPISPGPHPVKTTCVDTHSPNPKLTLCLSNSPRKGVSTPSDVEMLSPDSPICKMLINNSADKDHEGSSCAVDSGFAKAQVVEPQQFVNDSDSGSSAKERAHLVTMGAEDTEVAECSGSSNMSQDLIRSQSGAIFESISFALHSTDRRWMGTPIDELNRMPQCAPPLSHLKVVPNHTITVRTDLLREGEVPVPYPSKFKDAWDDVSVKMPCSEKNLFPMEPEDGVGVQSRWDLIHTALQGGFKSSLDVRDAILRYNTTHAKKWDFTALNLLCTECLEHCEAQQLFEVILPAMVNLALSAPRLCTLPIPLLKSRMNHSLTLSQEQIACLLANSFFCTFPRRNSRKSEYCNYPEINFYRLFEGPSPRKIEKLKTLLCYFRRVTQIKPKGLVTFTRQTLNSPPNWESSQTLLTRLHITCEGTIEDDGYGMLQVDFANRFVGGGVTGHGLVQEEIRFLINPELIVSRLFTEALEHNECLIITGTEQYSKYLGYAESYKWKESHKDETPRDDWQRRCTEIVAIDALKYRHFLEQFLPEKMTRELNKAYCGFFRNNANSKHLSAVATGNWGCGAFGGDTRLKALLQLMAAAEAGRDVAYFTFGDVQLMRDVHEMHTFLTERQVSVGRLYSLLNQYSNVVCRNCRTTRPDVGLYRFIYENISSPATANVSDSAKNSGISSVTSDFQ